Proteins encoded in a region of the Drosophila gunungcola strain Sukarami chromosome 3L unlocalized genomic scaffold, Dgunungcola_SK_2 000005F, whole genome shotgun sequence genome:
- the LOC128259058 gene encoding uncharacterized protein LOC128259058, whose amino-acid sequence MKFAILSWISLAMLICIAEAQVPGQRDALSAAQGGVGAAAGAGGKVGGAATLGEDGPGAGMSAGIAAGAEVGAKAQAGGAGAGRRR is encoded by the exons ATGAAATTCGCGATTTTATCCTGGATTAGTTTGGCGATGCTAATT TGCATCGCCGAGGCTCAAGTCCCGGGTCAACGCGATGCCCTGAGTGCCGCCCAAGGGGGCGTGGGCGCGGCGGCGGGGGCGGGCGGAAAAGTTGGAGGAGCAGCCACTCTCGGCGAGGACGGACCCGGAGCTGGAATGTCCGCTGGTATTGCAGCGGGAGCCGAAGTGGGCGCCAAAGCCCAAGCCGGAGGCGCTGGAGCTGGACGAAGACGCTAA